The Thermoanaerobacterales bacterium nucleotide sequence ATGACCGTGCAGACCTTGACGCCGCTTCCCTGGAGTGCACGGGCCGCCGCGGTCACAAAACATGGGGCCACACATACGGCACCGAACCCGTATTCCCGGGCTTCGGCACACAGTCGTTTGATGTCATCGGTAACGGCTTCTGGGCGAAGGTTTGTGTGATCGATCAGGCGGGCGAACTCGGAACGCGTGATACCAATCTCCTCCTTATCAGTGATGCCGATTACGTCTCTGTAGCCAGTTCCACAAGCTTCAGGCATAAGTCGGGAAAGCCGATTCCCGCGGCACGTGCCGCGTCGGGGTAAAGGCTGACCGCCGTCATGCCGGGAAGAGTGTTGACCTCCAGGATCATAGGGCCCGCCAGCCCGACAATGAAATCCACCCGCGCCAGGCCGCTACATCCCAGGAGCTTGAAAACCCTGCGGGCGAGCCCGCCGATCTCGTCCTGTACAGCCTGGGGCAGGTGCGGCGGAATGATGTGCGTACTCTGCCCCGGGGTGTACTTGGCGTGATAGTCATATACCCCGGTGGCGGAGACAATTTCAATGAGCGGCAGCACCACCGGATCCTGGTTGCCCAGCAGGCCGGCAGTGACTTCAATCCCCTGGACGAATTCCTCGGCCAGGGCCTCTCTGCCGTAGCGGAAGGCCAGTTCCAGGCCGGGCAATACGTCCTCTCGCCGGTGGGCAAAAGTAATGCCGATCGTGGAGCCCTGCATCGGCGGCTTGATGACCATTGGCAGTCCGACCTGATCCAGTACCTCGCCGGCCAGGTCTTCCAGCCCGCCCGTTCCGCCTGTCGGCGCCTGCACGGCGATAAAGCGCGGAGTGGGAAGGCCTTCAGAGAGGAGGAGACGCTTCGTGGTCGTCTTATGCATGGCGATGGCGCTGGCCAGGACTCCCGAACCTGTATAGGGAACCTGCAGCATTTCCAGGACCCCCTGGATCGTACCATCCTCACCGCCTTTGCCGTGGAGGGCAAGGAAGGCCACATCGATTCCGGCCTCCATAATCTGACGCGGGGGGTTCTCACCGATGTCTATGGCCACGACGTTGCAGCCCCGGTCCTGCAACGCGGCCATAACCGCCCTGCCGCTGGCCAGGGATACTTCCCTCTCCGCAGAAAGACCGCNNNNNNNNNNGCCCATCAAGACGCCGATTTTTTGCGTCACTGTTGATGCCTCCTTGTTTGCCTGGGGTAATTCACCAGCTTCCCTGGCACTATTCTGGCCGTCAGGTCCAAAATCCTT carries:
- a CDS encoding D-alanine--D-alanine ligase; translation: GLSAEREVSLASGRAVMAALQDRGCNVVAIDIGENPPRQIMEAGIDVAFLALHGKGGEDGTIQGVLEMLQVPYTGSGVLASAIAMHKTTTKRLLLSEGLPTPRFIAVQAPTGGTGGLEDLAGEVLDQVGLPMVIKPPMQGSTIGITFAHRREDVLPGLELAFRYGREALAEEFVQGIEVTAGLLGNQDPVVLPLIEIVSATGVYDYHAKYTPGQSTHIIPPHLPQAVQDEIGGLARRVFKLLGCSGLARVDFIVGLAGPMILEVNTLPGMTAVSLYPDAARAAGIGFPDLCLKLVELATET